In Erigeron canadensis isolate Cc75 chromosome 6, C_canadensis_v1, whole genome shotgun sequence, the following are encoded in one genomic region:
- the LOC122602591 gene encoding uncharacterized protein At4g19900 yields MLPKLRSRRRLRYSTYISAIIAAVLLLISVTILYIRLTHHHHQTPTNHHHHQSKDHHLTADPLLEDIDPLDRTTDEKIDELDDTHHDPDPQNDVDDDDDDVITNENEQDPSGVSSKYYFDHALGVIRRAFDRRSIDQWEDDDSFVSNNVNVLDIGFGSDDVVLDENVRNKLVQVKSIEDALLLSIGNRVSPLKEGWGNWFEKKSDFLRRDRMFKSNLELLNPLSHSFLQDPDGPGVTGFTKGDKMIQKRIVSKFKEVHFGIEKKDLSVSPRNLVVKNEVKIAERRTLDDNEVIRSEFSGQIYADGKRWGYFPGVYPRLSFSNFMDAFFRKGKCVMRVFMVWNSPPWMFSVRHQRGLESLFFHHRDACVVVFSETIELNYFYSFVKDGYKIAVAMPNLDELLKDTPTHEFASVWFEWRKTKFYPTHYSELIRLAALYKYGGIYLDSDVKVLRPLDSLSNMVGVEDESSASQLNGAVMAFRKHSPFIMECLTEFYASYDDTSLRWNGADLLTRVGSKFFNEENGFKNQMELKLQPFFAFFPISRKNITRYFTAPATEVERADQDVLYQKILDESLVFHFWNSLTSGLVPEPESLAARLIDQKCIRCSDIL; encoded by the exons ATGTTACCAAAACTCCGGTCACGGCGGCGCCTCCGCTACTCCACCTACATCTCCGCCATAATCGCCGCCGTCCTCCTCCTTATATCCGTCACCATCCTCTACATCCGCCTTacccaccaccatcaccaaacACCCACcaatcaccatcaccaccaatcCAAAGACCACCACCTCACCGCCGACCCACTTTTAGAAGATATTGACCCCCTTGACCGAACCACCGACGAAAAAATCGACGAACTTGATGACACCCATCATGACCCAGATCCCCAAAACGACGTcgacgacgacgacgatgacgtcatcacaaatGAAAATGAGCAAGACCCATCTGGGGTTTCTTCAAAATATTACTTTGATCACGCGCTTGGCGTGATTCGACGCGCTTTCGATAGACGGTCGATTGATCAGTGGGAAGATGATGATAGTTTTGTAAGTAATAATGTTAATGTTTTGGATATTGGGTTTGGTTCAGACGACGTCGTTTTGGATGAAAATGTTAGAAATAAATTAGTTCAAGTGAAAAGTATTGAAGATGCATTATTGTTAAGTATAGGAAACCGGGTTTCCCCTTTGAAAGAAGGGTGGGGGAATTGGTTTGAAAAAAAGAGTGATTTTTTGAGAAGAGATCGAATGTTTAAATCGAATTTGGAACTTTTGAATCCTTTGAGTCATTCGTTTTTGCAGGATCCCGATGGACCGGGTGTTACAGGGTTTACTAAAGGCGATAAAATGATACAAAAACGGATAGTTAGTAAGTTTAAGGAGGTACATTTTGGTATTGAGAAAAAAGATTTAAGTGTGTCACCGCGTAATTTAGTTGTTAAGAATGAAGTTAAGATAGCGGAAAGAAGGACTTTGGACGATAATGAGGTTATAAGGTCTGAGTTTTCGGGTCAAATTTATGCTGATGGGAAAAGATGGGGGTATTTTCCTGGTGTGTATCCTCGTTTGTCGTTTTCTAACTTTATGGATGCGTTTTTTAGGAAAGGGAAGTGTGTGATGAGAGTGTTTATGGTTTGGAATTCTCCGCCTTGGATGTTTAGTGTCAGACATCAACGTGGGCTTGAAAGTTTGTTTTTTCATCATCGAGATGCTTGTGTTGTTGTGTTTTCTGAGACGATTGAGCTTAATTACTTCTATAGTTTTGTTAAAGATGG TTACAAAATTGCTGTTGCCATGCCAAATCTGGATGAATTGTTGAAAGATACACCGACCCATGAGTTTGCTTCGGTGTGGTTTGAGTGGagaaaaacaaagttttatCCTACTCACTATAGCGAGCTTATCCGCCTTGCTGCTCTTTACAA GTATGGTGGAATCTATCTTGATTCAGATGTTAAAGTGCTGAGACCACTAGATTCGCTGTCTAATATGGTGGGCGTGGAAGATGAATCATCTGCAAGTCAGTTAAATGGAGCCGTGATGGCATTTAGAAAGCACAG TCCCTTCATAATGGAGTGCTTGACGGAATTCTATGCAAGCTATGATGATACAAGCTTAAGGTGGAATGGAGCTGATCTTCTAACTAGAGTAGGAAGTAAGTTTTTTAATGAAGAAAATGGTTTCAAGAATCAGATGGAGCTGAAACTGCAACCCTTCTTTGCTTTTTTCCCCATAAGTCGTAAGAACATCACAAG ATATTTCACTGCACCAGCGACAGAGGTTGAAAGAGCTGATCAAGATGTGCTATACCAAAAGATTCTCGACGAATCATTAGTGTTTCATTTCTGGAATAGCTTAACATCTGGCCTAGTTCCCGAGCCTGAGAGCCTAGCAGCTAGGCTTATTGACCAAAAATGTATCCGCTGCTCTGATATATTGTAA